A window from Bordetella petrii encodes these proteins:
- a CDS encoding UTRA domain-containing protein, which produces MSDSPLPLYHKVYLLLKQRLQASGFAPDVAMPGENALAAEYGVSRLTIRRSLDALEAEGLIERRQGRGTFVAGPALLSVPQQSSDIDALIAHMARMGMQTQVRLLEFDTVPASPQVAARLELAAGAPVQRSVRVRSHQHLPFSYLVTFVPGDIGQRIRRKDLGSKPLLAIFRDLNVRVARAEQSISAVLAEPGVAEQLGVAVGSALLSLHRVVRDESGRPVEWLHAQYRPDRYEYRMNMQAHDMPGQPTWLPAAMPVEASA; this is translated from the coding sequence GTGTCCGATAGCCCGCTGCCCCTGTACCACAAGGTATATCTGTTGCTGAAACAGCGGTTGCAGGCAAGCGGTTTTGCCCCCGATGTGGCCATGCCGGGCGAGAACGCGCTGGCAGCCGAATACGGCGTGTCGCGGCTGACCATCCGCCGCTCGCTCGACGCACTGGAGGCCGAAGGCCTGATCGAGCGCCGCCAGGGCCGCGGCACCTTCGTTGCCGGTCCCGCGCTGCTATCGGTACCGCAGCAAAGCTCCGATATCGACGCGCTGATCGCGCACATGGCCCGCATGGGCATGCAGACGCAGGTGCGCCTGCTGGAGTTCGATACGGTGCCGGCCTCGCCCCAAGTGGCGGCGCGCCTGGAATTGGCGGCGGGGGCGCCGGTGCAGCGCTCGGTGCGGGTGCGCAGCCATCAGCATCTGCCGTTTTCCTATCTTGTCACCTTTGTGCCGGGCGACATTGGCCAGCGCATCCGCCGCAAAGATCTCGGATCCAAGCCGCTGCTGGCAATTTTCCGCGATCTGAACGTGCGCGTGGCACGGGCCGAGCAATCGATTTCGGCGGTGCTGGCCGAGCCTGGCGTGGCCGAACAGCTTGGTGTTGCAGTGGGGTCGGCGCTGCTCAGCCTGCACCGGGTGGTGCGCGACGAATCCGGCCGGCCGGTGGAATGGCTGCATGCCCAGTACCGGCCCGACCGCTACGAATACCGCATGAATATGCAAGCCCACGACATGCCCGGCCAGCCTACCTGGCTGCCGGCTGCCATGCCGGTCGAGGCGAGCGCTTGA
- a CDS encoding 3-isopropylmalate dehydratase large subunit: protein MPAQTLAQKLLAAASGRDAVRVGEILTCKVDLAMFHDSSGPRRLKPMLEELGTGLWDRSKVVLVMDHYVPEADDESRRIIRIARDWAREQALPHVYDSVGICHVVVSEHGHVRPGMFCVGGDSHSPTGGAFGAYMFGVGSTEMLGVVASGEIWMRVPDTLMMRWNGRLAPGVTAKDMMLHMIGRFGMNGGRYQAVEFCGEAVRALSMQERMTLSNMSAELGAQAGLVAPDAVTSGYLRQAGVAAVDTTGWHSDPDAAAQWHEFDATALEPQVATPHSPANAAPVQSYGRTPVQVAYIGACTGAKLDDLRAAARVLRGRQIAAGVSLMVAPASQRDQAAAEAEGVLPALLQAGATLLPTTCGACSGYGGSIPEGANVIATTARNFKGRMGAASARVYLASPYTVAASALAGRIADPREVLP from the coding sequence ATGCCTGCCCAGACCCTGGCCCAGAAGCTGCTGGCCGCCGCGTCCGGCCGCGACGCCGTGCGCGTCGGCGAAATCCTGACCTGCAAGGTCGACCTGGCCATGTTCCACGATTCCAGCGGCCCGCGCCGACTCAAGCCCATGCTCGAAGAGCTCGGCACCGGCCTGTGGGACCGTTCCAAAGTGGTGCTGGTGATGGACCACTACGTGCCCGAGGCCGACGACGAATCGCGCCGCATCATCCGCATCGCCCGCGACTGGGCGCGCGAACAGGCGCTGCCCCACGTGTACGACTCGGTGGGCATCTGCCATGTGGTGGTGTCCGAGCATGGCCACGTGCGCCCGGGCATGTTCTGCGTGGGGGGCGACTCGCATTCGCCCACCGGGGGCGCCTTCGGCGCGTACATGTTCGGCGTGGGCAGCACCGAAATGCTGGGCGTGGTCGCCAGCGGCGAAATCTGGATGCGGGTGCCCGACACGCTGATGATGCGCTGGAATGGCCGGCTGGCCCCCGGCGTCACGGCGAAGGACATGATGCTGCACATGATCGGGCGGTTCGGCATGAACGGCGGCCGGTATCAGGCCGTGGAATTCTGCGGCGAGGCGGTGCGCGCGCTGTCCATGCAGGAACGCATGACCCTGTCGAACATGTCGGCCGAACTCGGCGCCCAGGCCGGGCTGGTGGCTCCCGATGCCGTCACGTCCGGCTATTTGCGCCAGGCCGGCGTGGCCGCTGTCGATACGACCGGCTGGCATTCCGATCCCGATGCCGCCGCGCAATGGCACGAGTTCGACGCCACGGCGCTCGAACCCCAGGTGGCCACTCCGCACAGCCCGGCCAATGCCGCGCCGGTGCAATCGTATGGCCGCACGCCGGTCCAGGTAGCCTACATCGGCGCCTGTACCGGCGCCAAGCTCGACGACTTGCGGGCCGCCGCCCGCGTGCTGCGGGGGCGGCAAATCGCGGCCGGTGTCAGCCTGATGGTGGCGCCCGCCAGCCAGCGCGACCAGGCCGCCGCCGAGGCCGAGGGCGTGCTGCCCGCGCTGCTGCAGGCCGGCGCCACGCTGCTGCCCACCACGTGCGGCGCCTGCTCGGGCTATGGGGGCTCCATTCCCGAAGGCGCCAATGTCATCGCCACCACGGCGCGCAACTTCAAAGGCCGCATGGGGGCGGCCAGCGCCCGGGTCTACCTGGCGTCTCCTTATACGGTGGCGGCCTCGGCCCTGGCCGGGCGCATTGCCGACCCCCGCGAGGTCCTGCCATGA
- a CDS encoding 3-isopropylmalate dehydratase, with protein sequence MNHTHKAWRVGDDIDTDQLAPGGYMKFGIAEIACHCLEGVRPDFAGGVRAGDVLVAGRNFGIGSSREQAAAALVRLGLRAVIAPSFSGLYFRNAFNVGLLLLTCPRAGEIAEGEQVGIDLPNCRVLRADGTALPCEPVPGFLLDMVQAGGLLMQLKRRLADGSLPRYPLRA encoded by the coding sequence ATGAACCACACCCACAAAGCCTGGCGCGTCGGCGACGATATCGATACCGACCAGCTCGCGCCCGGCGGCTACATGAAGTTCGGCATTGCCGAGATCGCCTGCCATTGCCTGGAGGGCGTGCGCCCCGACTTCGCCGGCGGCGTGCGGGCCGGCGACGTGCTGGTGGCCGGCCGCAACTTCGGCATCGGTTCGTCGCGCGAGCAGGCCGCCGCCGCCCTGGTGCGGCTGGGCCTGCGGGCCGTCATCGCGCCCAGCTTCAGCGGCCTGTATTTCCGCAATGCCTTCAACGTGGGCCTGCTGCTGCTGACCTGCCCGCGCGCCGGCGAAATCGCCGAAGGCGAGCAGGTCGGCATCGACCTGCCCAATTGCCGCGTGCTGCGCGCCGACGGCACGGCGCTGCCCTGCGAACCGGTGCCAGGCTTCCTGCTCGACATGGTGCAGGCCGGCGGCCTGCTCATGCAGTTGAAGCGCCGGCTCGCCGATGGCTCGCTGCCCCGATATCCCCTGAGAGCCTGA
- a CDS encoding isocitrate lyase/PEP mutase family protein: MNPRSLKDKLAAGQAVLAPGIYDALSALIAEQAGFDALYLSGASIAYTRLGRSDVGLTTYTEVEDVLARITERVRCPVIVDGDTGFGNALNVQRTVRGFERAGAAMIQLEDQGFPKRCGHLAGKSLVPAGEMCGKLRAALDARASDATLILARTDAVAVEGLDAAFERAERYLECGVDAIFIEALRSPAQLDAACARFAARVPLLANMVEGGQTPIESAAALAARGFRIVIFPGGTARAVAHALQAYYGSLRQQGTTAPWRDRMLDFDQLNALIGTPALLEEGSRYG; the protein is encoded by the coding sequence ATGAATCCACGTTCCTTGAAAGACAAGCTGGCCGCCGGCCAGGCGGTGCTGGCCCCCGGCATCTACGACGCGCTGTCGGCCCTGATCGCCGAACAGGCCGGCTTCGACGCGCTGTATCTGTCGGGCGCCTCCATCGCCTACACGCGGCTGGGCCGCTCCGATGTCGGCCTGACTACCTACACCGAAGTCGAGGACGTGCTGGCGCGCATCACCGAGCGGGTGCGCTGCCCGGTGATCGTCGACGGCGACACCGGCTTCGGCAATGCCCTGAACGTGCAGCGCACGGTGCGCGGCTTCGAGCGCGCCGGCGCGGCCATGATCCAGCTGGAAGACCAGGGCTTTCCCAAGCGCTGCGGGCACCTGGCGGGCAAGTCGCTGGTGCCCGCCGGCGAAATGTGCGGCAAGCTGCGCGCCGCGCTGGACGCGCGCGCCAGCGACGCCACCCTGATCCTGGCCCGCACCGACGCCGTGGCGGTCGAGGGGCTGGATGCCGCCTTCGAGCGTGCCGAACGCTACCTCGAGTGCGGGGTCGACGCCATTTTCATCGAGGCCCTGCGCTCGCCCGCCCAGCTGGACGCCGCCTGCGCACGCTTCGCCGCGCGCGTGCCCCTGCTGGCCAATATGGTGGAAGGCGGCCAGACGCCCATCGAAAGCGCCGCCGCCCTGGCCGCGCGCGGTTTCCGCATCGTCATCTTTCCCGGCGGCACGGCCCGCGCCGTGGCCCACGCGCTGCAGGCGTACTACGGCAGCCTGCGGCAGCAGGGCACCACCGCCCCGTGGCGCGACCGCATGCTGGACTTCGACCAGCTCAATGCGCTGATCGGCACGCCGGCCTTGCTGGAAGAGGGCAGCCGCTACGGCTAG
- a CDS encoding cytochrome b: MPFTRTARLDTAASAYDRTTIALHWLTALLVIALFVLAQVWEAMPHGTPARKSLQGLHVSLGLLLTALFIWRVVWRATAGRQLPPASHGVLQVTAKGVHYALYLLLAAQIVLGFLFRWAQGEPFTFFGWFSIPKLLPLTREQRGFFGDLHNIVAWVIVVLAGLHALAALWHHYARRDGVLRRMAGCSRASRPQ; this comes from the coding sequence ATGCCTTTTACACGCACCGCCCGCCTCGATACCGCCGCCTCCGCCTACGACCGCACCACCATCGCCCTGCATTGGCTGACCGCGCTGCTGGTCATCGCGCTGTTCGTGCTGGCGCAGGTGTGGGAAGCCATGCCGCATGGCACGCCTGCGCGCAAGTCGCTGCAGGGGCTGCATGTGTCGCTGGGCCTGCTGCTGACCGCATTGTTCATATGGCGGGTCGTATGGCGCGCCACCGCGGGCAGGCAGCTGCCGCCGGCTTCCCACGGCGTGCTGCAGGTTACCGCCAAGGGCGTGCACTACGCGCTTTACCTGCTGCTGGCGGCCCAGATCGTATTGGGTTTCCTGTTCCGCTGGGCCCAGGGCGAGCCCTTCACATTTTTTGGCTGGTTCTCGATACCGAAGCTGCTGCCGCTGACGCGCGAGCAGCGGGGTTTTTTCGGCGACCTGCACAATATCGTGGCGTGGGTGATCGTGGTGCTGGCCGGGCTGCACGCACTGGCCGCGCTATGGCACCACTATGCGCGGCGCGACGGCGTGCTGCGCCGCATGGCGGGCTGTAGCCGGGCCAGCCGGCCGCAGTAG
- a CDS encoding MFS transporter, whose translation MSNRDAPFSFKSIAVPAFGPSILYGVSNGAILPVVALSARELDASVATSGLIVALIGIGSLVSNIPAAMITSRYGERLSMMGAAALSVLALLLCIFAGHASMLAVGVFLIGMASSVFMLARQTYMIDAVPAYMRARALSTLAGTMRIGVFVGPFAGAALIHFMGLQGAYWVAAVAMAGAGLIAHLAPDMTPPERRDAAVQAKPRVLDVARAHRRVFLTLGLGILLVSAVRASRQVVIPLWADHLGINPTTTSIIYGLVAAIDMSVFYPAGTLMDRRGRLWVAVPSTLLMGFALLGTSLTSGVVGFVIVSMMLGMGNGIGSGIVMTLGADAAPSAGRTEFLGIWRLVADLGSSLGPVVLSAITALVSLAAAVAAMGAFGLAGAAVFWHWLPRGNPPAGGKSA comes from the coding sequence GTGTCGAACCGCGACGCCCCCTTCAGTTTCAAGAGCATAGCCGTCCCGGCGTTCGGGCCATCCATTCTCTACGGCGTCAGCAATGGCGCCATCCTGCCCGTGGTGGCCCTGAGCGCGCGCGAGCTGGACGCTTCGGTGGCGACGTCCGGCCTGATCGTGGCGCTGATCGGCATCGGATCGCTGGTCAGCAATATTCCGGCGGCGATGATCACCTCGCGCTACGGCGAGCGGCTGTCGATGATGGGCGCCGCGGCGCTCAGCGTGCTGGCGCTGCTGCTGTGCATTTTTGCGGGCCACGCATCGATGCTGGCAGTGGGCGTGTTCCTGATCGGCATGGCCTCGTCGGTGTTCATGCTGGCGCGCCAGACCTATATGATCGACGCCGTGCCCGCGTACATGCGCGCACGCGCCCTGTCGACGCTGGCCGGCACCATGCGGATCGGGGTGTTCGTGGGCCCGTTCGCCGGCGCCGCGCTGATTCACTTCATGGGCCTGCAGGGCGCCTACTGGGTAGCGGCGGTGGCCATGGCCGGCGCCGGCCTGATCGCCCACCTGGCCCCCGACATGACGCCGCCCGAGCGCCGCGATGCCGCCGTGCAGGCCAAGCCGCGCGTACTGGATGTCGCGCGGGCGCACCGGCGCGTGTTCCTGACCCTGGGGCTGGGCATTCTGCTGGTGAGCGCGGTGCGCGCCTCGCGCCAGGTGGTCATCCCGCTGTGGGCCGACCACCTGGGCATCAACCCCACCACCACCTCCATCATCTACGGCCTGGTGGCTGCCATCGACATGTCGGTGTTCTACCCGGCCGGCACGCTGATGGACCGGCGCGGCCGGCTGTGGGTGGCCGTGCCCTCTACCCTGCTGATGGGCTTTGCCCTGCTCGGCACCTCGCTGACCAGCGGCGTGGTGGGTTTCGTGATCGTGTCGATGATGCTGGGCATGGGCAACGGCATAGGTTCGGGCATTGTCATGACACTGGGCGCCGATGCCGCGCCGTCGGCGGGCCGCACCGAATTCCTGGGTATCTGGCGGCTGGTGGCCGACCTGGGCAGCAGCCTGGGGCCGGTGGTGCTGTCGGCCATTACCGCGCTGGTGTCATTGGCCGCCGCGGTGGCGGCGATGGGGGCTTTCGGGCTGGCGGGCGCCGCGGTGTTCTGGCATTGGCTGCCGCGCGGCAACCCGCCGGCCGGCGGCAAGAGCGCCTAG
- a CDS encoding diacylglycerol/lipid kinase family protein, whose product MAPPHPTGQAPFFIVQNTGSGRDNAHDVQATIRQVLDAAGRRHELIPVDDGRQLPAAAQAAVERARQQGGIVVAAGGDGTLSAVAQVVLGTGLPFGILPQGTFNYFGRTYGIAQNTEAAARSLVAARPQPVQVGLVNGRVFLINASLGLYPQLLEDREAYKQRFGRSRAVALWSALATLARAHRQLAVQLEHEGQVRQLRTPTIVIGNNALQLEQVGIAEADELARCRLVAMGVRPAGTLALYGLVLRGWLSRLGDADHVFSFGFDRLTVRVGRGRRRVKVALDGEIHWLDAPLEFTVSPQPLLLLVPPEAQRSERA is encoded by the coding sequence ATGGCGCCTCCTCATCCCACCGGCCAGGCTCCGTTCTTCATCGTGCAGAACACGGGTTCGGGCCGCGACAATGCGCATGACGTCCAGGCCACGATCCGCCAGGTGCTCGATGCGGCGGGCCGTCGCCACGAGCTCATTCCCGTCGACGATGGGCGGCAATTGCCGGCCGCCGCGCAAGCCGCGGTCGAGCGGGCCCGCCAGCAGGGCGGCATCGTCGTCGCCGCCGGCGGCGACGGCACGCTCAGCGCCGTGGCCCAGGTGGTGCTGGGCACGGGCCTGCCGTTCGGCATCCTGCCGCAGGGCACTTTCAACTACTTCGGCCGCACCTACGGCATTGCCCAGAATACCGAAGCCGCCGCCCGCAGCCTGGTCGCGGCCCGGCCCCAGCCGGTGCAGGTCGGCCTGGTCAATGGCCGCGTGTTCCTGATCAACGCCAGCCTGGGGCTGTACCCGCAGCTGCTGGAAGACCGCGAGGCCTACAAGCAGCGCTTTGGCCGCAGCCGGGCCGTGGCTTTGTGGTCGGCCCTGGCCACGCTGGCGCGGGCCCACCGGCAGCTGGCCGTGCAGCTCGAACACGAGGGGCAGGTGCGCCAGCTGCGCACGCCCACCATCGTGATCGGCAACAATGCCCTGCAACTCGAGCAAGTGGGCATTGCCGAGGCCGACGAGCTGGCGCGCTGCCGGCTGGTGGCCATGGGCGTCAGGCCGGCCGGCACGCTGGCCTTGTACGGCCTGGTGCTGCGTGGCTGGCTCAGCCGGCTGGGCGACGCCGACCACGTCTTCAGTTTCGGGTTCGATCGCCTGACCGTGCGCGTCGGGCGCGGGCGCCGGCGCGTCAAGGTGGCCCTGGACGGCGAGATCCACTGGTTGGATGCTCCGCTGGAATTCACCGTATCGCCGCAACCCTTGTTACTGCTGGTGCCGCCCGAAGCGCAGCGCTCGGAACGCGCATGA
- a CDS encoding metallophosphoesterase family protein, which yields MTRILHISDTHFGTEREPVVRALLALAQRLQPELVLLGGDITQRARRAQFAAARRFVQALQRPVLAVPGNHDIPLFNLAARLFDPYGGYRRALGINLEPVVETGGLLAIGVNSTRPGRHKNGQVSAGQVLRVAQRLREAGPGRLRVVLLHHPVRAAVDSDRSNLLIGRDLAVPAWVDAGADLILGGHIHLPYILPIHGAAGPAPRRAWTIQAGTAVSHRVRGGISNSVNVIDHLTDNGRHQCSAQRWDYAAGSGEFQCVASQTLDLQRGG from the coding sequence ATGACGCGCATCCTGCATATTTCCGACACGCATTTCGGCACCGAGCGCGAGCCGGTGGTGCGGGCGCTGCTGGCGCTGGCGCAGCGCCTGCAGCCCGAGCTGGTGCTGCTGGGCGGCGACATCACGCAGCGTGCCCGGCGCGCCCAGTTCGCCGCCGCGCGCCGCTTCGTGCAGGCCCTGCAGCGGCCCGTGCTGGCAGTGCCGGGCAATCACGATATTCCGCTATTCAACCTGGCAGCGCGCCTGTTCGATCCCTATGGCGGCTACCGGCGCGCGCTGGGCATCAATCTCGAGCCCGTCGTCGAAACCGGCGGCCTGCTGGCCATCGGCGTCAATTCCACGCGCCCCGGCCGCCACAAAAACGGCCAGGTCTCGGCCGGCCAGGTGCTGCGGGTGGCCCAGCGCCTGCGCGAAGCAGGCCCCGGGCGCCTGCGGGTGGTGCTGCTGCACCATCCGGTGCGCGCCGCCGTCGACAGCGATCGCAGCAACCTGCTCATCGGCCGCGATCTGGCCGTGCCCGCCTGGGTCGATGCGGGCGCCGACCTGATCCTGGGCGGGCACATCCACCTGCCGTACATCCTGCCCATCCATGGCGCGGCCGGCCCGGCGCCGCGCCGGGCCTGGACCATCCAGGCCGGCACCGCCGTGTCGCACCGGGTGCGCGGCGGTATTTCCAATTCGGTCAATGTCATCGACCATTTGACCGATAATGGGCGGCATCAATGTTCGGCCCAGCGCTGGGATTACGCCGCCGGCTCCGGCGAATTCCAGTGTGTGGCCAGCCAGACGCTCGACCTGCAACGCGGCGGCTAG
- a CDS encoding phosphatase PAP2 family protein encodes MNACIDWVAAHPLLIFLAVPAVAGLCAGWLGHRLGPRAHARPAWVCWGVAAGAGAVFLGLAAAMSLQAGLVGLDDALASQLSLSMPPSLLWLLSWFTYLGDRDLLTVIAVGMTVALLWRRQWGLALACAVATGGAGALNQALKHLFQRVRPEHVHGYVSADGWSFPSGHASAALAVYGFACYLALRVLPPRWHAPCLAGAAALIIAIGVSRVLLQVHYLSDVVAGFALSLAWLALCLAGAERLRAFRRRA; translated from the coding sequence ATGAACGCCTGCATCGATTGGGTTGCCGCCCATCCTCTGTTGATATTCCTGGCCGTGCCGGCCGTGGCCGGCCTGTGCGCCGGATGGCTGGGCCACCGGCTGGGGCCGCGTGCGCATGCGCGCCCGGCCTGGGTCTGCTGGGGCGTGGCGGCGGGAGCCGGGGCGGTCTTCCTGGGGCTGGCGGCGGCCATGAGCCTGCAAGCCGGCCTGGTCGGCCTCGATGACGCCCTGGCGTCCCAACTCAGCCTGTCGATGCCGCCGTCGCTGCTGTGGCTGCTGTCGTGGTTCACCTACCTGGGCGACCGCGACCTGCTCACGGTGATCGCCGTCGGCATGACCGTTGCGCTGCTGTGGCGGCGGCAATGGGGGCTGGCGCTGGCCTGCGCAGTCGCCACCGGCGGCGCGGGCGCGCTCAACCAGGCGCTCAAGCACCTGTTCCAGCGCGTGCGGCCGGAACATGTCCATGGCTATGTCAGCGCCGACGGCTGGAGCTTTCCCAGCGGCCACGCCTCGGCGGCCCTGGCGGTTTACGGATTCGCCTGCTATCTGGCGCTGCGCGTCCTGCCGCCGCGCTGGCACGCGCCCTGCCTGGCGGGCGCCGCGGCCCTGATCATCGCCATCGGCGTCAGCCGGGTGCTGCTGCAGGTGCACTATCTCAGCGATGTGGTCGCCGGCTTTGCGCTCAGCCTGGCGTGGCTGGCGCTGTGCCTGGCCGGCGCCGAACGCCTGCGCGCCTTCAGGCGGCGCGCATAG
- a CDS encoding NAD(P)-binding domain-containing protein gives MTAPLPPRVGIIGLGTAGSAAARKLLAAAPPELALTVFDKAPAQCEPFRGAATLAATADEALRESDVVVLALPGQREIDRTLERFSDGKVGADIRGKLLWNLRALPPAATAGLRSAVQAAGATYVAGAADETLAARMLPPRFDTASARAVLQAMRAA, from the coding sequence ATGACCGCGCCGCTGCCTCCCCGGGTGGGCATCATCGGCCTGGGCACGGCCGGCAGCGCGGCCGCCCGCAAGCTGCTGGCGGCCGCGCCGCCCGAACTGGCCCTGACCGTCTTCGACAAGGCGCCGGCGCAATGCGAACCCTTCCGCGGCGCAGCCACGCTGGCGGCCACGGCCGACGAGGCCCTGCGCGAATCGGACGTGGTGGTGCTGGCGCTGCCGGGCCAGCGCGAAATCGACCGCACGCTAGAGCGCTTCAGCGACGGCAAGGTGGGCGCGGACATCCGCGGCAAGCTGCTCTGGAACTTGCGCGCCCTTCCGCCGGCCGCGACGGCCGGCCTGCGCAGCGCGGTGCAGGCGGCCGGCGCCACCTATGTGGCGGGCGCGGCCGACGAAACCCTGGCGGCGCGCATGCTGCCGCCGCGTTTCGATACTGCCAGCGCGCGGGCGGTGTTGCAGGCTATGCGCGCCGCCTGA
- a CDS encoding PaaI family thioesterase, translated as MTLPSSTPRISVADFHRLLAEQHPFAEVLGVQITDIGHGTARAILPARDAHQRLGGIVAGPMLMGLADLALYAAVVGATGQAGAVTASLTINFLRKSPAGAVVAEARLLKTGRLAAGEVVLHGEHASEPVAHIVSTWSVPAP; from the coding sequence ATGACACTGCCCTCTTCCACGCCCCGCATCAGCGTGGCGGATTTCCACCGCCTGCTGGCCGAGCAGCATCCGTTCGCCGAGGTGCTGGGCGTGCAGATCACCGATATCGGCCACGGCACGGCGCGGGCCATTCTGCCGGCGCGCGACGCCCACCAGCGCCTGGGCGGCATCGTGGCGGGCCCCATGCTGATGGGGCTGGCCGACCTGGCGCTGTATGCCGCGGTGGTGGGCGCCACAGGCCAAGCCGGGGCGGTCACGGCCAGCCTGACCATCAATTTCCTGCGCAAGAGCCCCGCGGGCGCGGTGGTGGCCGAGGCGCGGCTGCTGAAAACGGGCCGCCTGGCCGCCGGCGAAGTCGTGCTGCACGGCGAGCACGCCTCGGAACCGGTGGCCCATATTGTCAGCACCTGGTCGGTGCCGGCGCCATGA
- a CDS encoding TetR/AcrR family transcriptional regulator, translating to MEPDFAPAATRAQQLTALRRQLILEAAQRVFERDGLEKTTVRAIAKEAGCTTGAIYPWFGGKEAIYAELLEASLARLHGQLDHALDGSPAGAARRVVEAFFQYYAGRATEFSLGMYLFQGLGPRGLGREADERLNVRLRRCVAQLGHGLRLAKQWPDDVVAAEQMQVFTYLMGLLLLFHTRRLKSLGQQADELLERFCTTLEQRQ from the coding sequence ATGGAACCCGACTTTGCCCCCGCCGCCACGCGCGCGCAGCAGCTCACTGCCCTGCGGCGCCAGCTTATCCTGGAAGCGGCGCAGCGGGTGTTCGAGCGCGATGGCCTGGAAAAGACCACGGTGCGGGCCATCGCCAAAGAGGCCGGCTGCACTACGGGCGCCATCTACCCCTGGTTCGGCGGCAAAGAAGCCATTTATGCCGAGCTGCTCGAAGCTTCGCTGGCGAGGCTGCACGGGCAGCTGGACCACGCCCTGGACGGCAGTCCCGCCGGGGCGGCGCGTCGCGTCGTGGAGGCCTTCTTCCAGTATTACGCCGGGCGCGCCACCGAGTTCTCGCTGGGCATGTACCTGTTCCAGGGGCTGGGCCCGCGGGGCCTGGGCCGCGAGGCGGACGAGCGGCTGAACGTGCGCCTGCGCCGCTGCGTGGCGCAGCTGGGCCACGGCCTGCGCCTGGCCAAGCAGTGGCCGGACGATGTCGTAGCCGCGGAGCAGATGCAAGTATTCACATACCTGATGGGCCTGCTGCTGCTGTTTCATACCCGCCGCCTGAAGTCCCTGGGCCAGCAGGCCGACGAGCTGCTGGAACGTTTCTGCACGACGCTGGAGCAACGCCAATGA
- a CDS encoding porin, with the protein MKKTLLAAALLAGFAGVAQAETSVTLYGLIDTGIGYNKVKGDGFDGSRIGMINGVQNGSRWGLRGTEDLGDGLQAVFQLESGFNSGNGSSAQGGRLFGRQATIGLQSDSWGRLDFGRQTNITSKYFGSIDPFGAGFGQANIGMGISAANTVRWDNMVMYQTPSYSGFQFGVGYSFSVDDEAADDRVGFRTADNVRGITTGLRYVNGPLNVALSYDQLNASNNQAQEQVDATPRSYGIGGSYDFEVVKLSLAYARTTDGWFGGQGINGVDGTVLTSNVFADGFKANSYMVGLSAPIGGASKLFGSWQMVDPSNDKLTGGEEKMNVFSLGYTYDLSKRTNLYAYGSYAKNYAFIDDVKSTAVGVGIRHRF; encoded by the coding sequence ATGAAAAAGACTCTGCTCGCTGCCGCCCTGCTCGCCGGTTTCGCCGGTGTGGCCCAGGCAGAAACCTCGGTGACGCTGTACGGCCTCATCGACACCGGTATCGGCTACAACAAGGTCAAGGGCGACGGTTTCGATGGCAGCCGCATCGGCATGATCAACGGCGTGCAGAACGGTTCGCGCTGGGGCCTGCGTGGCACCGAAGATCTGGGTGACGGCCTGCAAGCCGTGTTCCAACTGGAAAGCGGCTTCAACTCCGGCAACGGTAGCTCCGCTCAAGGCGGCCGCCTGTTCGGTCGTCAAGCCACCATCGGTCTGCAAAGCGACAGCTGGGGCCGTCTGGACTTCGGTCGTCAAACCAACATCACGTCGAAGTACTTCGGCTCGATCGATCCGTTCGGCGCCGGCTTCGGCCAAGCCAACATCGGCATGGGCATCAGCGCCGCCAACACCGTTCGTTGGGACAACATGGTCATGTACCAGACCCCGTCCTACAGCGGCTTCCAGTTTGGCGTTGGCTACTCGTTCAGCGTGGATGACGAGGCTGCCGACGACCGCGTTGGCTTCCGCACCGCCGACAACGTCCGTGGCATCACCACCGGCCTGCGTTACGTGAACGGCCCGCTGAACGTCGCTCTGTCGTACGACCAGCTGAACGCCTCGAACAACCAGGCTCAAGAGCAAGTCGACGCCACCCCGCGTTCGTACGGCATCGGCGGTTCGTATGACTTCGAAGTGGTCAAGCTCTCGCTGGCCTACGCCCGCACCACCGACGGCTGGTTCGGCGGCCAAGGCATCAACGGCGTTGACGGCACCGTCCTGACCTCGAACGTCTTCGCTGACGGCTTCAAGGCCAATTCGTACATGGTCGGCCTGTCGGCCCCCATCGGCGGCGCTTCGAAGCTGTTCGGTTCGTGGCAGATGGTTGACCCCAGCAACGACAAGCTGACTGGCGGCGAAGAAAAGATGAACGTCTTCTCGCTGGGCTACACCTACGACCTGTCCAAGCGCACCAACCTGTACGCTTACGGTTCGTACGCCAAGAACTATGCCTTCATCGACGACGTGAAGAGCACGGCTGTCGGCGTCGGTATCCGTCACCGCTTCTAA